Part of the Aquimarina sp. MAR_2010_214 genome is shown below.
TTGTTGGTATAAGGTTAAAGTTTCTAAATGAGTATTCCCTTTTTTAGTACTTTTCTTTTTTTTCTTTTTTGTTTTTTCTGCCGAAAAATCAATAATAGCTTTAATGAACTGGTATCCGTAGTTTTGCATTTTTTGTCGTCCAACTCCATTAATCTGCATAAATTCTTCATCACTTATTGGACGAAATTTCTCCATTTCTTTAAGGGTTGCATCACTAAAAATCTGATAGGCAGGAATCCCGGCTTCTTTAGCTAATTCTAATCGTAGTTGACGTAGTTTCTCAAATAGATTAGGTGCTGCTCCCTGATCCACTTGATTTATAGCAGCAGCTTGTTTTGCTTTTTCAAACTCTTGTAAATGTGCAAGGCTCACTTTTTCTCCTTCAAATAGCACTTTTCGCGAAAGCGTAGTGAGTTTTAATTTATTGTTTTGATGAAAAGCAATCTCCAGATATCCTTGATTGATTAATTGTATGATATATTGTTGCCAATCTCTCCATGGCATATCACTACCAATACCATATGTTTTTATGTTTTGATATTCTTTATCATATACAGCTGTATTTTGTGCACCTCGTAATATATCAATCACAGTACCAATAGGTTCTTGTTCTTTGGTTCGGGTTACTGTAGATAATGCTTTTTGGGCAATAATAGTCCCGTCGATAAAAGTTGGGGGGTTCTTACATACATCGCAATTCCCACAATCTTCTTCGATTAATTCTCCAAAATAGCTAAGTAAAATTTTGCGTCGGCAACTCAGAGAATCAGCGTATTGCTTCATACGATCTAGTTTTGCTAATTGTACTTCCTGGTTGCCAGACATGTTAGCAAACTTTTGTAATTGTACTACATCTGCATAACTATGAAAGAGTAGCGTAAAGGACGGTAAACTATCTCGACCAGCACGGCCAATTTCTTGATAATACCCTTCAATATTTTTTGGCAAATTGTAATGAATTACCCAGCGTACATTTGATTTGTCGATACCCATTCCAAAAGCAATTGTAGCACAAACTATCTGAACGGTATCATTAATAAAACCTTCCTGAACAGAAGATCGTTTTTGATGATCGACTCCTGCATGATATGCTTGTGCATTAAACCCCTGGTTTTGCAATTTTTCAGATAGCATTTCTGTAGTTTTTCTACTTAAGCAGTAGATAATTCCACTATCATTAGGTTTATCTTTGAGGAAATCAATGATTTGCTCAATTCTCTTATTTCCTGGTCGTACTTCTAAGCTAAGGTTTTTACGATCAAAGGAAGCAAGATATCGTTTGGCATTTGAAATGTTTAACTGATCACAAATATCTTGGCGTGTTGCTTTATCTGCCGTAGCAGTTAGTGCAATAACCGGTGTTTTAGGAAACCTGTTTTTAAGATACCCCAGTTGTGTATATGCTGGCCTAAAATCATGACCCCAGGCAGAAATACAATGCGCTTCATCTATTGCAATTAAACTAATTTCTATTTGTGAGAATATCACTTCTAAAAACGATAAACTCTCTGGAGCGATATATAGTAACTTGATTTCTTTATCCGATAATTTTTGGTAAATTTCCTGTTGTTCGGTTTCGGTCTGACTACTATTGATAAAAGCTGCTTTAATACCGTTTGCCAATAATCCATCTACCTGATCTTTCATTAAAGCAATTAAAGGAGAAATTACCAGAGTTACCCCAGGCAACAATAGTGCTGGTAGCTGATAACATATAGATTTACCACCTCCTGTAGGCATAATAACAAGGTTATCATCTCCGGCAAAAACAGAGGCAATGATATCTTGCTGTAATGGACGAAAGCTATCATACCCAAAATATTCTTTTAAGGTATGTGAAATGAGTTGTTGATCTGGCATAACTACAAAGAAAAGAAAATAGCATGTGAAAATGAATTTGTTTTATTTGTAATTCTTGTTTTGGTTGTAATTATTTGTTCCAGAAATTCCAGATTGGCTTTTTAGTATATAGGTGACGGGATTCTTGTAAGTAAGTATTTATTATTCGAGGTTTGCGATTTAATATTTTTTCGACCGTATCATTTGTAGGTTCGGGACTATTAATTGCTAATTCGTCAAGTTCTACGATGTGGCGTGCTAACCATTTTGGTAGTTTAGCTCTTTTTGTTAAGGTATGATAAAACTCTTCTGTACTGATATTTATATATTCAATCTTACTGTTAGTTACAAAAGATAACCGTTCGGCCATATCATAGTTTGTGATAGCTTCTGGACCAGAAAGGATAACTGATTTTTTATGTAAAGCTTGATTCGATATTAAGTAGTGTACAGCAACTTCTGCAACATCACGACAATCAATATAATTCCTTGAGGCATTACCCATAGCACCAAAAAATTTACCAAATCGTCTGATGGTAAAAGTATTTCGTTCCCAATTTTGCATAAATGAATGCGGTCTTAAGCAGCAGTAATCTATTGAGCTTTTGGCAAGGCTTTCTTCAATTTTACGATGCCAGTTACTAACTTCGACCTTTATACCAGGAGGAATTATCGGTGATGATAATTTAACAATTCGGCCAATGCCGGTTTCTTTAGCTATTTTGATTATATTAACTTCATTTTCAATCTGTTCGGGAGAAGTTCCTGTCAGTAGAAAAAGAGCATCTGCTTTTTTACAGGCATGTTTAAGTTGTGATTTTGATTTTAAATCAGCGCTGATGTAACTTATATTTGTACACTGTTTATGTAATTTGATTGGGTATTCTCGATTGGGATTTCGTAGTACACCTCGAACAATACAGTTCTTAACACTTAATTGATGCATTACTTCTGATCCTACTGTCCCAGTACATCCAAAAACAACAATGGTTGGTTTTATTGTATTCATGACTGTTTTTTAATTTTAGATATTGGTTGTCGCCAGGTGGTGATAGCAGTACCGAGAATAGTTGAAAAAAGAATATTAAATATCTCTGATTTTAGATACGCTAATTCTATTGTAATTAAAGACAGAAGTACCATAACAATGACTAGTAATATGGTTCTTATGAATTTATTTGCAGGAAAAAATTGAAGCTTTTCCATACTCCATAATAGCATATAACTCAAACATGCTGCAATAAGAGAAGGGATAGCAATTGTTGTATAGCTTGCCTGCATTATTTCTGGATTATTCATAAACCATCCTGATACCCAGGACATAACTGCGGGAAATATGTATGATGGAATACAAGCAAAAAGAAATGTTTTTGTGTTAAAATTACTTGTTTTATTAGGGTTGTTTTTCATTGTAATATGCATGGATAAGTCTTTTATAGATTAGAACATTGAATTAATGGAAAGGATTAAATTTGATTCCAACAGTAATAGAAGGTTTTGATTTTGGATTAAAATCGAATACAGTATTCTCATTAGAATCTTGCAATTCATAATTATCATAAACGGAGTATAGCCCTCGTGCCATAATCCCTAAACTGCTATTTATGCTATAATTATATTCTAATCCAGCAGAAATAGATGTATATATTGCCCGATCAATTTCAGTATTTCTTAGATGAATAGGAGTGTTTAGATTTGCAGAGAAATCGTTTAGATCACCTAGAAATTTTATAGAATGTTTATCATTAAGATTGTACTTTATATATGTATTTGGAATTCCTAAGACAAAAGATAATTTATCATTTACTCTTGCCATCAGGTTTACAGTAGGGGTAATACTCGTTTTACCTGCCATTGTAAGGTAGCCAGCTCCAAAAGTTAATTTATAATATCCTGTACTGTTCTTTTTGTGAAATGTTTTTTCGATAAAAACGATACCATTAATATTGAGATCATCTGCTTCAATATTTCCTTTTAAATTTGATATTATATGTGGCATTGTTAAAGCATTAAAAGACCAGTTTTCTGAGATTTTATACTTTAATAATAAGCTATAATTTATATTATAAAACCGATCTGTGCTATTTGAAAATTCTGGTACACCAGATTGGTATTTGAAATGGTGATAATCGACTCCAATAGTGTTATAGATTGTTATAGTATTCATTTTGATAGGAGGTAGTCCTAATTTCATATTGACCTTTTGATATTCAAACAGATCATCTTTCATAATCGAAGGAGTGTAATACAAATAAAAAATATCTCTATCTTCATCTAAAACAAATACCTCTCCGTTTACCTGACTATGTATTTTGAATATAAGTAGTAGAGATAAGATGCATACTTTTTTAATCATGATTTTAGGTTTACTATTTATACAAAGGTCGATTGTATATGTACCCGTAAAATTGCCAAATGACAATAAATGATTTTAATATTAAGGTGCCCGTTTTGATGTTTATGTGATAAAAAAACAGAAAGCATAGAAAAAGAAAGAATCTTACTATGTTTTATAAGTGGAGTAACAGTTGTTTGTCTATGTTATTTATAGATTTCTTTTCTAATTCTGCTAAGAGAAGAGGGAGTAACACCCAAAAATAAAGATAAATCTTTAAGAGGGACTCTATTAATAAGATCTGATCTTTTTAGGAGGTCTAGATATCGTTCTTTAGCAGTAAGGGATTGAAAATTATGAATACCATAGAGTACACTTGCGAAGGAATCCTCCCAAACAAGCCTCCCGAATTTTTGCCAAATAGGAAAACGTTCATAGAGGTTTTCCATATTCTGATATGTAATTGTATACAAAACAGTATCTTCTATTGCTCTTATATAAGAATCAGAGCGAGCCTTTGATTTTATTTTTGAAATATCGGCAATGAGTTCATTTTCAAAAGCAAAATATCTTGTTGATTGAATATCATTTTTTATATCATATATGATGAGTCCTCCAGAATCTACAAAATAATAATCTGTTACCAATTGTTCCTTTTTTAAAACAAATTGCCCTTTTGCAATACGTCTCTGTTTGAAAAAAGAGCGTGCTATTTCTAATTCTTTTTCAGTAATGCTTACATAACTTTTAATGTAATTAGTTAGTTTTTCCATTAATGCTCATCACCGTTATAAATTCATGTGGGTTTAGTTTCACTTGTTTTAACAAATCCGACTTTTTGATAAAAATCAATTGCTTACTATCCGTTTATTTTTTCTGCTATTAATATGGTATGAATTTCTTCAGTTCCATCTGTTTTTGGGTAATTTTTATGTAATAATTGTTTTCTTTGGAAAGAATTAGCTGTTAACTCTTTTTCAATACTTTCTAAATCATGATAGTAAAAATACATTCTATCTCCGCTACTTCCTGATACGTAACCCGAATCTTTATAGTTTCCGGTAACAAAACTTATATAAAATACTCCCGAATTGTTAAGTAATTTATTGCAATCCGCAATCATTTTAAAACAATCAGATTTAGATAAGTAGGGGATACAAAACCCACAAATAATGGCGTCAAATTTTTGAGATATTGTATGTATTTCTCTACTATCCATTAAGAGTACTTCAGCACTAACGTTATTTTTTCTTGCCAACTCGATCATATGTGCAGAGTTATCGATAGCCTTTATTTTGTAGTTAGGGTTTTTAGTCAAAAGATAACGTGTTATGTTTCCTGGGCCACAACCAATTTCCAGAATATATGGATTGTTCTTAGAAATTAATTCACAGAAAATGTCGTAGGTATCATTATACAAGTCCAAATTCATAAACTTGTCTTCATAAATTTGAGCTATCTTATTCCATGTTGCAAATGTTTCCTGGTACTTATCCATTTTTCTTTAATTATTTTGAAATGATAAATCCTCTAGTCACTACTTCAAAAATATAAAGAATATAGATCATCGATGAAAAATCAGTATAATTCATAGAAAAACTGTGAATAGTCAAATTCTGGTAAAACTTACGTAATGATATTTTTTACTGTTTAATTAAAATATTTAGAGGAAATTACTCAAATAAATCAGAACTTAGGTATCGATCTCCACGATCACAAATAATGGCAACTAATACACCATTTTCTAAAGTTTTAGCTAATTTTAGTGCTGCTGCAACAGCTCCGCCACTACTCATTCCAGAAAAAACACCTTCTTCTTTGGCTAGTCTTTTCGCCATAGCAGTAGCTTCTTCCTGACTCACTTCTACAACTTGATCTACCTTATCAGGGTTAAATATTTTTGGAAGATATTCTTTTGGCCATTTACGTATACCTGGTATTCTGGATTCATTAGTTGGTTGTACACCAACAATTTGTATATCTTTTGACTGTTCCTTTAGATACGTTGATGTTCCCATAATGGTTCCTGTAGTTCCCATAGAAGATACAAAATGTGTAATTTGACCTAGAGTATCTCTCCAGATTTCGGGTCCTGTAGTTTTATAATGAGCACGCCAATTATCATCATTAGCAAATTGATTAAGCATTACGTAGCCTTCATTTTTTACTTTATCTTCTGCATAATCTCTAGAACCTTCTATGCCAATATCAGCAGAGGTAAGCGTTACTTTTGCGCCAAATGCACGCATCGTTTGTACTCGTTCTTTAGTTGAGTTTTCGGGCATTACCAATTCAATATCAAGTTTAAATATTCCTGTAATCATTGCCAAAGCAATACCGGTATTACCACTTGTCGCTTCAATAAGTTTAGTGTTTTGATCAATATCACCACGATCTAATGCAGATCGGATCATATTATATGCAGCACGATCTTTAACACTTCCTCCTGGGTTATGTCCTTCTAGCTTTAGATATAATGTAATATTTGGATTGTCAATTAAGGAAGTAGCCTTTACCAAAGGAGTGTTTCCTATCAGGTCTAAAATGTTATGCGACATTAAACAACTTTTTTGATCTTAATTTCTGATGTATTCGTAATAATAGAATTTTCGGGAACCGAAGAAGTAATCCATGCATTACCTCCAATAGTACTATTAGCTCCAATTACAGTACTACCTCCCAATATAGTAGCATTGGCATAGATAGTTACATTGTTTTCTACTGTTGGATGACGCTTTACATTCCGAAGTTTTCTGTCTACATATAATCCTCCAAGGGTCACACCTTGATATATTTTTACATTATCTTTTATAATTACTGTTTCTCCGATAACAATACCGGTTGCGTGATCGATAAAAAACGATTCTCCTATTGTTGCTCCGGGGTTAATATCGGTACCTGTCAAACGATGTGAGTATTCTGTCATTAATCGAGGAACTAGAGGTAAACCAAATTTAAGAAGCTCATGACTTAATCTGTAGATTGCAATAGCATAAAAACCAGGGTAGGCCATGTAAATTTCTTCTATTGAATTTGCAGCAGGATCACTTTTCATAAAAGCTTGTGCATCCAGATTTAGTTTTTCTAATATACTAGGTAATTTTTCTAAGTATGATTGCCAGAGTTTGCTACAGGGTTTTTCTGTTTCCCAACAAGCTAAATCTACAAGTTCTTCAAAAGTTTGCTCTAGAATATCTATATTTTTTGCAACTTCTGTATCCGTATCAAATAGCGTATAAAAAAGCAAATTTGTAAAATATTCAGTTCTTTCTTTTAGCTTAAGCTTAAGATTAGGGTTCTTTTTCTGCTCCCTTATTTTAGCAATAATTTTATCTTTCTCTTTGGTCATTACAGTCTTTTTGAAAACTCTAGTAAATATATAGAATAAAGAATATAAAAGTCTTATTTAATCGCAAATCCTTACATTTTTAGAATAATAATAACAAATGAAAGATGTGATTAACTGTATTTTGTAAAATTTAGTTAATCTTCTGATAAAAACAAAGTGTTTTGTTTAACAAATCATTATGAATTGTTTTATGATATAAATCATATTTGTCTATAACTCCTTTTTTTATTTTTACAAAATTAAAGATAAAAAGGTCTTTTTATACTAATTTAAATTAATAGTAACTATGTTATCTAAAAAACAAGCACGAAATTTCTTTTTGGGAGGAACATTGGTCACTTTTTTAGCATTTATTGGATTGACAATATACTCTTTTAGTGAGGATCAGGATCAATCAAATTACACCGAAATAACAGAACAGGTGGTGCGAGGAAAAACACTGTGGGAAACCAACAACTGTATGGGGTGTCATACTATTTTGGGAGAAGGAGCCTATTACGCACCAGAATTAACAAAGGTTTTAGATCGAAGGGGAGAAGGATATGTAAAAGCAGTTTTAATGACCCCTGTTCCTTGGGCGCCTAATGGTAGAAAAATGGTTGCTTATGGTTTTTCTGAGGAAGAAGCAGGTGATCTTATCGCCTTTTTTGACTGGATTGATGATATAGATCTTAATGGTTTTGATACTGTCGTGTCTCCATTAGCAAAAGACAAAAACTAACTAATTAAAATATACATAGATGAAATATAAATCTCAAAAAGTAGCGTATTGGTTCTTTGCCTTATCTATGCTACTGTTAGTCTTACAAATTACTTATGGATTTATTATGGGCTTTGCTCGTATTGGCATGGATGGATTACATGAGTTTATTCCTTTTAATACAGCCAGAGCAGTGCATACCAATTTATTAGTAGTTTGGTTGTTATCAGGGTTCATGGGAGCAGCATATTATATCATTCCCGAAGAAGCTCAACGAGAATTGGTAAATGTGAAATTAGCTTATGTACAACTAATTTCTTTGGCCTTAGTAGGTGTTGCAGCTATAATTGGTTATCATTTTAATTGGTGGGAAGGGCGTAAATTCCTAGAAATACCTAGACAATTGGACTACTTAGTCGTTATTAATGTATTGTTATTTTTAGGATTAATATTAGCCACTTTGTTTAAAGGTAAACGAAGAACGACTACGGCTTTGGTACTCTCTATGGGATTATTATTTGCCGCTCTACTTTATATTCCAGGAATGCTTCCTTTTGATAGCCAGGTAACAGATTCTTTCTTTCGTTGGTGGGTAGTACATTTATGGGTAGAAGGTGTTTGGGAGTTGATCATGGGAGGGATCTTATCGTTCTTATTAATCAAGCTTACCGGAGTAGATCGAGAAGTTATCGAAAAGTGGTTATATGTAATTGTAGGATTAACATTCTTATCAGGCGTTTTAGGAACAGGACACCATTACTATTATATAGGGGTGAATAAGATATGGTTAATTGTCGGAGGTATATTCTCTGCACTAGAACCTTTAGCATTCTTGGCAATGGCACTATTTGCGGTAAATATGTATCGTAAAGGCGAAAAAAGACATCCCAATAAACTTGCTTTATTCTGGACTTTAGGGGCTGCTATTGTATCATTTTTAGGTGCTGGGTTATTAGGTTTTGCTCATACCTTACCTCAAACTAATTTATACACACACGGAACCCTAGTAACAGCTATGCATGGTCATCTTGCTTTTTGGGGCGCATATGCTATGATCGTTCTTGCTATTATTAGTTATAGTTTACCCAATATGACTGGTAGAAAATTATACCTAAGTCCGCGCGGAAGAGCTGCTTTTTGGTTGTCGAATATCGGTATGATAGGGATGACAGTTGCTTTTGGAGTTGCAGGAGTAGCACAGGTATACTTAGAACGTAAGTTCAAAATGGATTTTATGCAAGTGCAAAACGAAATAAGCATTCATTTTGTAGTACTTCTTCTATGTGCTACAGTATTAACAATTGGTATAGTATTATACATTATGGATTTTATAAAACATGGTCGCCCTAATGATGAAGCTATAGAATTACAAGACGAATCATATAATTAATTGATATCATGAAAAACTTAAAACTAAACGTATTATGTATTGCTTTGTTAGCAATTGCAGTGAGTTGCAAAAGCGATAAAAAAGGAGGAGAACCTGATTATTCTAAAAAAGTAGACACAGAAACAACTAAGGGGATTCAAATATCTGATGCAGAAATAGAAAGAGGTAGTCAAATCTATTTTGATAAATGTGCAGGATGTCACGGATCAAGTAGAAAAGGAGCTACAGGACCTTCATTATTACCTGATGGAGATGGGAAATATGTATCTATGAAAAATCTGGGCACGGCTGGGATTAGAACCTTTATAGAAAACGGTACTCCTAGTGGTATGCCGGAGTGGAAAGGTATTTTGCCAGAAAATGATATTGAATTACTAACACGTTTTTTACAGGTAGATCCACCTGCAATTCCACCGTATGGAATTGGTGAAATAAAGGCAAGTTGGAAATTAATAGTTCCTGTTGCAGATAGACCTACCAAACCAGAACATAAAAGAAATATAGATAATTATTTCGGAGTGATCATGAGGGATGCTGGTAAAGTGGCTATAATAGATGGAGATACAAAAGAAAAATTAGCCGTACTTAAGACCGGTTTTGCGGTTCATATTTTAAGAACTTCTGCTTCTGGAAGATATATTTATTCTGTTGGGAGGGATGGTAGAATAACGATGATAGATACCTATACCGAAACACCAACCATTGTTGCAGAAGTTAAAGGTGGTTTTGATGCACGTTCTGTAGAGGTGTCAAAATATAAAGGTTTCGAAGATAAATATCTGGTCTTTGGAGGATATAGCCCAAGTCATATAGCTATTTTGGATGCTCAGACATTAGAACCTTTAAGTGTAACCACAACATCGGGTAATGCATGTGATGGAGAGAAAGAATTTATAGAAGAAGCCCGTGTAGCATCGATTGTGGCATCACATACAGATCCGGTATGGATTTGTAATGTGAAAGAAACAGGGATGGTTTGGATTGTAGACTACACAGATCCTAGAAAACCAGAGATGACTCAAATTCCTTCAGCAAGGTTTTTGCATGATGGAGGATGGGATTCTACAGGACATTATTTCTTAGTTGCAGCAAATGCCAGTAATAAAATTGTAGTGATTGATGTACCTAATAAAAAATTGGTAAAAATCATAGAAACAGGTATCAAACCTCACCCGGGGAGAGGAACAAATATTAAAAACAAATTAGGAAATCTTTGGGTAACTTCTCACTTAGGAGAAAATAAACTATCGTTTATTAAGACGAATCCGGGAGAGGGGCAATGGACAGTTGTTAAAGAAGCCAAAGCTCCTGGTAGTGGTGGTGGAGCACTATTTGTAAAATCACATCCAAAATCTAAAAATTTATGGGTCGATAGAACATTAAATCCAGATGCCAAATTAAACTCTGTAGTTGATGTTTTTGATACGAATACATTAGAGTTAAAGAAAACACTTCCTGCTCCAGAAGGAGTAAACGGTAGAGCCGTTCATATGGAATACAATAAAGCAGGTAATGAAGTTT
Proteins encoded:
- the recQ gene encoding DNA helicase RecQ, coding for MPDQQLISHTLKEYFGYDSFRPLQQDIIASVFAGDDNLVIMPTGGGKSICYQLPALLLPGVTLVISPLIALMKDQVDGLLANGIKAAFINSSQTETEQQEIYQKLSDKEIKLLYIAPESLSFLEVIFSQIEISLIAIDEAHCISAWGHDFRPAYTQLGYLKNRFPKTPVIALTATADKATRQDICDQLNISNAKRYLASFDRKNLSLEVRPGNKRIEQIIDFLKDKPNDSGIIYCLSRKTTEMLSEKLQNQGFNAQAYHAGVDHQKRSSVQEGFINDTVQIVCATIAFGMGIDKSNVRWVIHYNLPKNIEGYYQEIGRAGRDSLPSFTLLFHSYADVVQLQKFANMSGNQEVQLAKLDRMKQYADSLSCRRKILLSYFGELIEEDCGNCDVCKNPPTFIDGTIIAQKALSTVTRTKEQEPIGTVIDILRGAQNTAVYDKEYQNIKTYGIGSDMPWRDWQQYIIQLINQGYLEIAFHQNNKLKLTTLSRKVLFEGEKVSLAHLQEFEKAKQAAAINQVDQGAAPNLFEKLRQLRLELAKEAGIPAYQIFSDATLKEMEKFRPISDEEFMQINGVGRQKMQNYGYQFIKAIIDFSAEKTKKKKKKSTKKGNTHLETLTLYQQGLSIEEIALQRQLAQSTIFSHIMKLYENGESIDLKHFVSKEDLNTVKNAKKELDNPETLKPYFEHFEGAIDYNTIKLVLTILEEKSSES
- a CDS encoding NmrA family NAD(P)-binding protein, whose amino-acid sequence is MNTIKPTIVVFGCTGTVGSEVMHQLSVKNCIVRGVLRNPNREYPIKLHKQCTNISYISADLKSKSQLKHACKKADALFLLTGTSPEQIENEVNIIKIAKETGIGRIVKLSSPIIPPGIKVEVSNWHRKIEESLAKSSIDYCCLRPHSFMQNWERNTFTIRRFGKFFGAMGNASRNYIDCRDVAEVAVHYLISNQALHKKSVILSGPEAITNYDMAERLSFVTNSKIEYINISTEEFYHTLTKRAKLPKWLARHIVELDELAINSPEPTNDTVEKILNRKPRIINTYLQESRHLYTKKPIWNFWNK
- a CDS encoding DUF6268 family outer membrane beta-barrel protein: MIKKVCILSLLLIFKIHSQVNGEVFVLDEDRDIFYLYYTPSIMKDDLFEYQKVNMKLGLPPIKMNTITIYNTIGVDYHHFKYQSGVPEFSNSTDRFYNINYSLLLKYKISENWSFNALTMPHIISNLKGNIEADDLNINGIVFIEKTFHKKNSTGYYKLTFGAGYLTMAGKTSITPTVNLMARVNDKLSFVLGIPNTYIKYNLNDKHSIKFLGDLNDFSANLNTPIHLRNTEIDRAIYTSISAGLEYNYSINSSLGIMARGLYSVYDNYELQDSNENTVFDFNPKSKPSITVGIKFNPFH
- a CDS encoding Crp/Fnr family transcriptional regulator, translated to MEKLTNYIKSYVSITEKELEIARSFFKQRRIAKGQFVLKKEQLVTDYYFVDSGGLIIYDIKNDIQSTRYFAFENELIADISKIKSKARSDSYIRAIEDTVLYTITYQNMENLYERFPIWQKFGRLVWEDSFASVLYGIHNFQSLTAKERYLDLLKRSDLINRVPLKDLSLFLGVTPSSLSRIRKEIYK
- a CDS encoding class I SAM-dependent methyltransferase; its protein translation is MDKYQETFATWNKIAQIYEDKFMNLDLYNDTYDIFCELISKNNPYILEIGCGPGNITRYLLTKNPNYKIKAIDNSAHMIELARKNNVSAEVLLMDSREIHTISQKFDAIICGFCIPYLSKSDCFKMIADCNKLLNNSGVFYISFVTGNYKDSGYVSGSSGDRMYFYYHDLESIEKELTANSFQRKQLLHKNYPKTDGTEEIHTILIAEKING
- the cysM gene encoding cysteine synthase CysM, with translation MSHNILDLIGNTPLVKATSLIDNPNITLYLKLEGHNPGGSVKDRAAYNMIRSALDRGDIDQNTKLIEATSGNTGIALAMITGIFKLDIELVMPENSTKERVQTMRAFGAKVTLTSADIGIEGSRDYAEDKVKNEGYVMLNQFANDDNWRAHYKTTGPEIWRDTLGQITHFVSSMGTTGTIMGTSTYLKEQSKDIQIVGVQPTNESRIPGIRKWPKEYLPKIFNPDKVDQVVEVSQEEATAMAKRLAKEEGVFSGMSSGGAVAAALKLAKTLENGVLVAIICDRGDRYLSSDLFE
- the epsC gene encoding serine O-acetyltransferase EpsC, with the translated sequence MTKEKDKIIAKIREQKKNPNLKLKLKERTEYFTNLLFYTLFDTDTEVAKNIDILEQTFEELVDLACWETEKPCSKLWQSYLEKLPSILEKLNLDAQAFMKSDPAANSIEEIYMAYPGFYAIAIYRLSHELLKFGLPLVPRLMTEYSHRLTGTDINPGATIGESFFIDHATGIVIGETVIIKDNVKIYQGVTLGGLYVDRKLRNVKRHPTVENNVTIYANATILGGSTVIGANSTIGGNAWITSSVPENSIITNTSEIKIKKVV
- a CDS encoding cytochrome c encodes the protein MLSKKQARNFFLGGTLVTFLAFIGLTIYSFSEDQDQSNYTEITEQVVRGKTLWETNNCMGCHTILGEGAYYAPELTKVLDRRGEGYVKAVLMTPVPWAPNGRKMVAYGFSEEEAGDLIAFFDWIDDIDLNGFDTVVSPLAKDKN
- a CDS encoding cbb3-type cytochrome c oxidase subunit I, producing the protein MKYKSQKVAYWFFALSMLLLVLQITYGFIMGFARIGMDGLHEFIPFNTARAVHTNLLVVWLLSGFMGAAYYIIPEEAQRELVNVKLAYVQLISLALVGVAAIIGYHFNWWEGRKFLEIPRQLDYLVVINVLLFLGLILATLFKGKRRTTTALVLSMGLLFAALLYIPGMLPFDSQVTDSFFRWWVVHLWVEGVWELIMGGILSFLLIKLTGVDREVIEKWLYVIVGLTFLSGVLGTGHHYYYIGVNKIWLIVGGIFSALEPLAFLAMALFAVNMYRKGEKRHPNKLALFWTLGAAIVSFLGAGLLGFAHTLPQTNLYTHGTLVTAMHGHLAFWGAYAMIVLAIISYSLPNMTGRKLYLSPRGRAAFWLSNIGMIGMTVAFGVAGVAQVYLERKFKMDFMQVQNEISIHFVVLLLCATVLTIGIVLYIMDFIKHGRPNDEAIELQDESYN
- a CDS encoding nitrite reductase produces the protein MKNLKLNVLCIALLAIAVSCKSDKKGGEPDYSKKVDTETTKGIQISDAEIERGSQIYFDKCAGCHGSSRKGATGPSLLPDGDGKYVSMKNLGTAGIRTFIENGTPSGMPEWKGILPENDIELLTRFLQVDPPAIPPYGIGEIKASWKLIVPVADRPTKPEHKRNIDNYFGVIMRDAGKVAIIDGDTKEKLAVLKTGFAVHILRTSASGRYIYSVGRDGRITMIDTYTETPTIVAEVKGGFDARSVEVSKYKGFEDKYLVFGGYSPSHIAILDAQTLEPLSVTTTSGNACDGEKEFIEEARVASIVASHTDPVWICNVKETGMVWIVDYTDPRKPEMTQIPSARFLHDGGWDSTGHYFLVAANASNKIVVIDVPNKKLVKIIETGIKPHPGRGTNIKNKLGNLWVTSHLGENKLSFIKTNPGEGQWTVVKEAKAPGSGGGALFVKSHPKSKNLWVDRTLNPDAKLNSVVDVFDTNTLELKKTLPAPEGVNGRAVHMEYNKAGNEVWVSYFMGEKSAVVIYNDKTLKVKQIIQGDWVENPTGKFNVYNTTHDIY